A section of the Rossellomorea marisflavi genome encodes:
- a CDS encoding DUF58 domain-containing protein: protein MKQLFHTLWKIVLLLLFLAASFSFAMFQGGFVSWFLFYSFLPFAAYSIIVFFYPLRLFSVERAFESNELKAGDELKVTMTIRRSVPFPLYYVVMEDLGSELLASPLGWKKKTVVHPGWRRAVSYTYTIDHLPRGEHTFSALRVKTGDFFGIFEKEALIPCEDTLLVYPGVIDVPYRSLENRYDQGMTSSNVKIQKDTTMATGVRGYQPGDRFSWIHWKSFARTNELMTKEFEERQSHDVLVVLDREESAAFEPMVTFTASILHSISRKGAQVGLLSHGEERTFFPIRGGEGPQSQMQHHLAKVMPDSPERLERMLKGDRLHNAQSAAVIFVTSTISKEKILAINEYVKQSGSILLFLIKREGEAVSQEDRSLTAFASSRGVSMRILYEPEFSSAFAEVKRA, encoded by the coding sequence ATGAAGCAACTGTTTCACACACTGTGGAAGATTGTTTTACTCCTGCTTTTCCTGGCAGCGTCCTTTTCCTTCGCCATGTTTCAGGGAGGGTTCGTCAGCTGGTTCCTTTTCTACAGCTTCCTCCCATTTGCCGCCTATTCCATCATCGTATTCTTTTACCCTCTCCGTCTATTCAGCGTGGAGCGCGCGTTTGAATCCAATGAGCTGAAGGCCGGGGATGAGCTGAAGGTCACCATGACCATCAGGAGATCGGTGCCGTTTCCACTCTATTATGTGGTGATGGAGGACCTGGGCTCTGAGCTACTGGCTTCACCCCTCGGCTGGAAGAAGAAGACCGTTGTCCACCCTGGCTGGAGGCGTGCAGTCTCTTATACGTATACGATTGACCACCTCCCAAGGGGGGAGCATACCTTCTCCGCCCTGAGGGTGAAAACCGGTGATTTCTTCGGCATCTTCGAAAAAGAAGCGCTTATCCCCTGTGAAGATACGCTCCTCGTTTACCCCGGAGTGATCGACGTACCGTATCGCTCCCTTGAAAACCGCTACGACCAGGGGATGACGAGCTCCAATGTGAAAATCCAGAAGGATACGACGATGGCGACGGGTGTAAGGGGGTATCAGCCGGGGGACCGCTTTTCCTGGATCCACTGGAAATCCTTTGCCCGCACGAATGAGCTGATGACGAAGGAGTTCGAGGAGCGTCAATCCCATGACGTCCTCGTCGTCCTCGATCGCGAGGAATCAGCGGCCTTTGAACCGATGGTGACCTTCACCGCCTCCATTCTTCACTCCATTTCCCGCAAAGGGGCACAGGTCGGTCTGTTATCCCACGGTGAGGAGCGCACATTCTTTCCCATCAGGGGCGGGGAGGGGCCGCAAAGTCAGATGCAGCATCATTTGGCGAAGGTCATGCCCGACAGTCCCGAACGGCTGGAACGCATGCTGAAGGGCGACCGTCTTCACAACGCCCAATCGGCTGCTGTCATCTTTGTTACATCCACCATTTCGAAAGAAAAAATTCTGGCAATCAACGAGTATGTGAAACAAAGCGGCTCGATTCTCCTCTTCCTGATCAAAAGGGAAGGGGAGGCCGTCTCCCAGGAAGACAGGTCGCTCACTGCCTTTGCATCGTCACGGGGCGTATCCATGAGGATCTTATATGAACCGGAGTTTTCTTCGGCCTTTGCGGAGGTGAAGAGAGCATGA
- a CDS encoding transglutaminaseTgpA domain-containing protein, whose protein sequence is MKNQTHHLINIIIYGLGFLLLWEWLRPVGAITDTGSVTAFVLFIAMAFILSYFRVHFLISGAVKLLYMIVALKIWYFPGSILDLTWVQEMFGEIGYNTGMMFGREWGSLTYMYQSLLFFILLWLMTYLLHYWLMVRRSILLFYFMTITYICVIDTYTEYDGKMSILRAVIIGFILMGMLALERLVKREGLALFRINRRKWMVPLVILLACSSVLALAAPKAAPIWPDPIPYLESLSANGTGIGGGGNSKAGYDPDDSRLGGPFEADPSVVFTAEVTDEHYWKIETKDFYTGKGWEQSRPDDEGEEMNFQADELVPISDDANRNKEEEPKTERVMMASTYSHILYPYGLEKIILDWNGYFSLNPVSEKITSREENGSDIELNQYQVSYHPASYSLKKMKGTVDGDIGSEGFLERYTQLPENLPERVSLLSEEITKDKDNWYDKVKAIEQYFRENGFVYDQQDVAVPGAEQDYVDQFLFETQKGYCDNFSTSMVAMTRSLGIPARWVKGYTEGTFSKQVDKDYQLFEVTNDNAHSWVEVFFPGVGWVPFEPTVGFSNNVRYAYDLELDDSEGEETPAEDKEETPAPESQQQQQQPDLANEDSSSVDGAQSFLQEHTGKFFFGLIAILLLIGVGYYLRRRWIPYLYILYYRTQKSESAFPKAYLALVKQLDRHGVKMEDGQTLRSYSHYVDTHFGTYEMTSLTNNYERLLYGRDLSTEEWVKLRELWENLIKKTTG, encoded by the coding sequence ATGAAGAATCAAACGCATCACCTGATCAATATCATCATTTACGGGTTGGGGTTCCTCCTATTATGGGAATGGCTGCGACCTGTCGGGGCCATTACCGATACAGGGAGCGTAACGGCATTCGTTCTCTTCATCGCCATGGCATTCATTCTGTCGTACTTTCGGGTTCACTTCTTGATCTCTGGGGCGGTGAAACTGCTTTATATGATCGTCGCATTGAAGATATGGTACTTTCCCGGCTCCATTCTCGACCTGACCTGGGTACAGGAGATGTTCGGGGAGATCGGATACAACACGGGCATGATGTTCGGTCGCGAATGGGGAAGCCTGACCTACATGTATCAAAGCCTGTTGTTTTTCATCCTTCTCTGGCTTATGACCTATCTGCTTCATTACTGGCTCATGGTGAGAAGGAGCATCCTGCTGTTTTACTTCATGACCATCACCTACATCTGCGTCATTGATACGTATACAGAGTACGACGGGAAGATGTCTATCCTCCGGGCGGTGATCATCGGCTTCATCCTTATGGGGATGCTTGCCCTTGAACGTCTCGTGAAACGGGAGGGGCTCGCTTTATTCCGGATCAATCGCAGGAAATGGATGGTGCCCCTCGTCATCCTCCTTGCATGCAGTTCCGTCCTTGCACTCGCTGCACCGAAGGCCGCTCCGATCTGGCCTGATCCGATCCCGTATCTGGAGTCGCTCTCTGCAAACGGCACGGGAATCGGCGGCGGGGGCAACAGCAAGGCGGGGTATGATCCCGACGACAGCCGACTCGGCGGTCCGTTCGAAGCAGATCCGTCCGTCGTCTTCACGGCAGAAGTGACGGATGAACACTACTGGAAAATCGAAACGAAGGACTTCTACACGGGGAAAGGCTGGGAGCAGTCCCGTCCTGATGATGAAGGGGAAGAAATGAACTTCCAGGCGGATGAGCTTGTCCCGATTTCGGATGATGCAAATCGCAACAAGGAAGAAGAACCCAAAACCGAGAGGGTCATGATGGCTTCCACCTATTCGCACATCCTCTATCCTTATGGGCTTGAGAAGATCATTCTGGACTGGAACGGCTACTTTTCATTGAATCCCGTCAGTGAAAAGATCACCAGTCGGGAGGAAAATGGCTCTGACATTGAGCTTAATCAGTACCAGGTATCATACCATCCGGCCTCTTATTCCCTGAAGAAAATGAAGGGGACAGTGGATGGAGACATTGGTTCCGAAGGCTTCCTCGAGCGATACACCCAGCTCCCGGAAAATCTGCCGGAACGGGTATCCTTGCTTTCTGAGGAGATCACCAAGGATAAAGACAACTGGTACGATAAAGTGAAAGCGATCGAGCAGTACTTCCGGGAGAACGGCTTCGTCTATGATCAGCAGGATGTGGCAGTCCCCGGGGCCGAACAGGATTACGTCGATCAGTTCCTGTTTGAAACCCAGAAGGGATACTGTGACAACTTCTCTACGTCCATGGTGGCCATGACCCGCTCACTCGGCATCCCCGCAAGATGGGTTAAGGGCTATACGGAAGGCACATTCAGCAAACAGGTCGATAAGGACTATCAGCTATTTGAGGTCACGAACGATAATGCCCATTCCTGGGTGGAAGTGTTCTTCCCTGGTGTAGGGTGGGTGCCGTTCGAACCTACTGTCGGCTTCAGCAACAATGTCCGCTACGCCTATGATCTCGAACTTGATGATTCAGAAGGCGAGGAGACTCCTGCAGAGGATAAAGAAGAAACGCCTGCACCCGAGAGCCAGCAGCAACAGCAGCAGCCGGACTTGGCAAATGAAGATTCCAGCAGTGTCGACGGGGCACAATCCTTTCTCCAGGAGCATACGGGTAAATTTTTCTTCGGGCTGATTGCGATCCTCCTCCTGATCGGAGTTGGATACTACTTGAGAAGAAGATGGATTCCGTATCTCTACATCTTGTATTACAGGACCCAGAAGTCGGAATCGGCTTTTCCGAAGGCTTATCTTGCCCTTGTGAAACAGCTGGACAGGCATGGGGTGAAAATGGAGGATGGTCAAACCCTCAGAAGTTATTCCCACTATGTGGATACCCATTTCGGTACGTATGAAATGACGAGCCTGACCAATAATTATGAGCGCCTGCTCTACGGCCGGGACCTCTCGACGGAGGAGTGGGTCAAGCTAAGGGAATTGTGGGAAAATTTAATTAAAAAGACAACCGGTTGA
- the guaA gene encoding glutamine-hydrolyzing GMP synthase: MLGKEELHNQEMIVVLDFGSQYNQLITRRIREFGVYSELHPHTITVEEIKEINPTGIIFSGGPNSVYGDGALRCDERIFDLDIPILGICYGMQLMTMHFGGKVERAKHREYGKAAIQIEQPSKLFADLEDEQVVWMSHGDLVVEAPEGFVVNAINPSCPIASISNEEKNLYAVQFHPEVRHSVHGNEMLKNFVFGVCGCKGDWSMENFIEMEIEKIRQTVGDKKVLCALSGGVDSSVVAVLIHKAIGDQLTCIFVDHGLLRKGEADSVMKTFADGFDMNVIKVDAQDRFLDKLKGVSDPEQKRKIIGNEFIYVFDDEATKLEGIEFLAQGTLYTDIIESGTATAQTIKSHHNVGGLPEDMQFTLIEPMNTLFKDEVRALGTELGIPDEIVWRQPFPGPGLGIRVLGEISDQKLEIVRESDYILRDEVKKAGLERDIWQYFTVLPDIRSVGVMGDARTYDYTIGIRAVTSIDGMTSDWARIPWDVLEKISTRIVNEVDHINRVVYDITSKPPATIEWE, from the coding sequence ATGCTTGGTAAAGAAGAATTGCACAATCAGGAAATGATCGTCGTACTCGACTTTGGAAGTCAGTACAACCAGTTGATTACAAGAAGGATCCGTGAGTTCGGTGTATACAGCGAACTTCATCCCCATACAATCACAGTTGAAGAAATCAAGGAAATCAATCCGACGGGGATCATCTTCTCTGGCGGTCCGAACAGCGTATACGGTGATGGTGCCCTCCGCTGTGACGAGCGCATTTTCGACCTTGATATTCCGATCCTTGGCATCTGCTACGGCATGCAGCTCATGACGATGCACTTCGGCGGAAAAGTAGAAAGGGCCAAGCACCGTGAATACGGGAAAGCAGCCATCCAGATCGAACAACCCTCCAAGCTGTTTGCCGACCTTGAGGACGAGCAGGTTGTATGGATGAGTCACGGCGACCTAGTTGTCGAAGCACCGGAAGGGTTCGTAGTGAATGCCATCAACCCATCCTGCCCGATTGCTTCCATCAGCAATGAAGAGAAGAATCTTTATGCCGTTCAATTCCACCCGGAAGTAAGACACTCCGTGCACGGAAATGAAATGCTCAAGAACTTCGTCTTCGGTGTATGTGGATGTAAAGGTGACTGGTCCATGGAAAACTTCATCGAGATGGAGATCGAGAAGATCCGTCAGACGGTAGGGGACAAGAAAGTCCTTTGTGCCCTCAGCGGCGGGGTCGATTCATCCGTTGTCGCCGTTCTGATCCATAAGGCGATCGGTGATCAATTGACATGTATCTTCGTTGACCACGGCCTTCTTCGTAAAGGTGAAGCAGACAGCGTCATGAAGACATTCGCTGATGGATTCGATATGAACGTCATCAAAGTGGATGCGCAGGATCGTTTCTTGGATAAACTGAAAGGCGTCTCCGATCCGGAACAAAAACGTAAAATCATCGGGAATGAATTCATCTATGTATTCGACGATGAGGCGACAAAACTAGAAGGGATTGAATTCCTTGCGCAAGGAACGCTCTACACAGATATCATCGAAAGTGGGACAGCCACTGCGCAAACGATCAAATCCCATCACAACGTCGGCGGACTACCGGAAGATATGCAGTTCACCCTGATTGAACCGATGAACACCCTCTTTAAAGATGAAGTGCGCGCACTTGGGACTGAGCTTGGTATTCCAGATGAAATCGTATGGCGTCAGCCGTTCCCTGGACCGGGTCTTGGAATTCGCGTCCTCGGTGAGATTTCTGACCAAAAGCTTGAAATCGTCCGCGAATCAGACTACATCCTCCGCGATGAAGTAAAGAAAGCCGGACTCGAACGTGATATCTGGCAGTACTTCACGGTTCTTCCTGATATCCGCAGCGTCGGTGTCATGGGGGATGCTAGAACTTACGATTACACAATCGGAATCCGTGCCGTGACATCCATTGACGGGATGACATCGGACTGGGCTAGAATCCCTTGGGATGTATTGGAGAAGATCTCCACGCGGATCGTCAATGAGGTCGATCACATCAACCGCGTCGTGTATGACATCACGAGCAAGCCACCAGCCACGATTGAGTGGGAATAA
- a CDS encoding NCS2 family permease, which produces MKNYFQFDQLGTNYKREIIGGLTTFLSMAYILIVNPLTLTLQSVPDLPDALRMDQGAVFVATALAAAVGSLVMGLLAKYPIALAPGMGLNAFFAYSVVLTMGIPWQTALTGVLFSGLIFMVLTLSGIRETIINSIPAELKLAVGAGIGLFITFVGFQNSGIIVKDDAVLVGLGNLASGPTLLAVFGIIITVVLMTRGVNGAIFIGMVVTAIVGMIVGLIDKPDAIVSAAPSLEPTFGAALGPIFNDPGTLFTLQMLTVILTFLFVDFFDTAGTLLAVANQAGLTKDNKLPRAGKALFADSCATVVGAILGTSTTTSYIESSAGVAAGARTGFASVVTGILFVLSIFFFPLLGVITAPVTAPALIIVGVLMVSAIGDIDWKKFEIAVPAFLTIIAMPLTYSIATGIAIGFVFYPITMIVKGRAKEIHPIMYLLFVIFILYFIFLA; this is translated from the coding sequence GTGAAGAATTATTTCCAGTTTGACCAGTTAGGAACGAATTATAAGAGGGAGATCATTGGCGGTCTGACCACATTCCTGTCCATGGCCTATATCCTCATCGTCAACCCGTTGACGTTGACACTTCAATCCGTGCCGGATCTGCCGGACGCGTTAAGAATGGACCAAGGGGCGGTATTCGTTGCGACGGCTCTTGCTGCGGCAGTCGGTTCCCTCGTCATGGGGCTCCTGGCCAAGTATCCCATAGCCCTGGCCCCTGGTATGGGATTGAATGCTTTCTTTGCCTACAGTGTCGTGTTGACCATGGGGATCCCTTGGCAAACGGCCCTTACAGGCGTTCTATTCTCAGGATTGATCTTCATGGTACTGACATTATCGGGTATCCGCGAAACGATCATCAACTCCATTCCTGCCGAGCTCAAGCTTGCCGTGGGAGCGGGGATCGGCTTGTTCATCACATTCGTCGGTTTCCAAAATTCCGGGATCATCGTCAAGGATGATGCGGTTCTTGTAGGACTTGGTAATCTGGCGAGCGGTCCGACACTTCTTGCAGTATTCGGTATCATCATAACAGTTGTCCTTATGACCAGAGGCGTAAACGGAGCGATCTTCATCGGGATGGTCGTGACAGCAATCGTCGGTATGATTGTCGGCTTGATTGATAAGCCTGACGCTATCGTGAGCGCTGCCCCTAGCCTGGAGCCTACATTCGGAGCGGCTCTCGGCCCGATCTTCAATGATCCAGGGACGTTATTCACGCTTCAGATGCTCACTGTCATCCTGACCTTCCTGTTCGTTGATTTCTTCGATACGGCCGGAACCCTTCTCGCTGTAGCCAATCAGGCTGGACTGACAAAAGACAACAAACTCCCGCGTGCAGGTAAAGCATTATTCGCAGATTCATGTGCAACCGTCGTTGGAGCGATTCTCGGAACATCCACAACGACTTCTTATATCGAGTCTTCTGCAGGGGTAGCAGCAGGAGCGAGAACCGGGTTCGCCTCGGTTGTGACGGGTATCCTGTTTGTTCTCTCGATTTTCTTCTTCCCGCTTCTCGGCGTCATCACTGCGCCGGTGACGGCACCGGCCCTCATCATTGTGGGTGTGCTCATGGTATCTGCCATCGGGGATATCGACTGGAAGAAGTTCGAAATCGCGGTACCGGCATTCCTGACGATCATCGCCATGCCGCTGACTTACAGTATTGCTACAGGGATCGCCATCGGCTTCGTCTTCTATCCGATCACCATGATTGTGAAAGGACGCGCGAAGGAGATTCACCCGATCATGTACCTTCTGTTCGTCATCTTCATCCTGTACTTCATTTTCTTGGCGTAA
- the glcT gene encoding glucose PTS transporter transcription antiterminator GlcT, whose protein sequence is MSILNVKKVLNNNVLIADHAAYGEVVLIGKGIGFNRKKGDPIQNDIAEKMFVLKGEKEQEQYKNLLPFLNDDMSSIIISAIELIRERTNSFLNEHIHIALTDHILFAINRLMRGMEIRNPFLVETRTLYPFEYEVAREVVELINDHTEVNLPEGEIGFIALHIHSAMMNKDLSEINQHSQLIARLTGMIEQQLEVNIDRDSIDYVRLVRHIRYTIERVLKGERVEEPEKIANLLKEEYPLCYNLSWKLIKMMQQTLKKPVYDAEAVYLTMHLQRIQSKVK, encoded by the coding sequence ATGTCTATCTTGAACGTGAAGAAAGTACTGAATAATAATGTGTTGATCGCCGACCATGCCGCATACGGGGAAGTGGTCCTGATCGGCAAAGGGATTGGGTTCAACCGGAAAAAGGGGGATCCCATACAGAATGACATTGCCGAGAAGATGTTCGTACTGAAGGGGGAAAAGGAGCAGGAGCAATATAAGAATCTCCTTCCTTTCCTGAATGACGACATGTCGAGTATCATTATTTCGGCCATTGAACTGATAAGGGAGAGGACCAATTCCTTCCTGAATGAGCATATCCATATTGCTCTCACCGACCATATCCTTTTTGCCATCAACCGCCTCATGAGAGGCATGGAGATCCGCAATCCCTTCCTTGTGGAGACGAGGACACTTTACCCGTTCGAATATGAAGTTGCCAGGGAAGTAGTCGAACTGATCAATGACCACACGGAAGTGAACCTGCCTGAAGGCGAGATCGGCTTCATTGCCCTTCATATCCACAGCGCGATGATGAATAAAGATCTATCAGAGATCAACCAGCATTCTCAGCTGATTGCACGGTTGACCGGTATGATCGAGCAACAGCTCGAAGTGAACATCGATAGGGACAGCATTGATTACGTAAGGCTCGTCCGCCACATCCGTTACACAATTGAAAGGGTTTTAAAAGGGGAACGGGTGGAAGAGCCAGAAAAGATTGCAAACCTATTGAAAGAAGAATATCCTCTCTGCTATAATCTATCTTGGAAGCTGATCAAGATGATGCAGCAAACATTGAAGAAACCAGTATATGATGCAGAAGCGGTCTATCTGACGATGCACCTGCAGCGTATTCAAAGTAAAGTGAAATAG
- the ptsG gene encoding glucose-specific PTS transporter subunit IIBC: MFKKAFGVLQKVGKALMLPVAILPAAGLLLAFGNALQNPTLLDIAPFLSNGGVETVAGVMEKAGGIIFDNLPLLFAVGVAIGLAGGDGVAGLAAIVGFLIMNATMGTVEGLQIKDVTGDNVDPANALVLGIPTLQTGVFGGIIVGIIAATMYNRFFKIELPSYLGFFAGKRFVPIATAVSSVILGLIMLVVWPPVQDGLNSFSNFMLGENRAFAAFIFGVIERALIPFGLHHIFYSPFWFEFGSYTSAAGDVVRGDQAIFMKQIQDGVQDLTAGTFMTGKFPFMMFGLPAAALAIYHEARPERKAVVAGIMGSAALTSFLTGITEPLEFSFLFVAPVLFGIHTIFAGLSFLTMHLLNVKVGMTFSGGLIDYVLFGLLNPQTNAWIIIPVGLVFALIYYFGFRFAIRKFNLMTPGREEVTDEDDAPAGTAEELPFNILEAMGGQENISHLDACITRLRVQVNDVKQVDKNRLKKLGASGVLEVGNNIQAIYGPKSDGIKSQMQDIISGKTPRKVKIDTDKEVEQQVEEVNPEALRTSDEERAERFVAPITGELKDITEVPDQVFSGKMMGDGFAILPEEGMIVSPVDGKIVNVFPTKHALGIESKGGREILIHVGIDTVKLQGEGFESLVKEGDQVEAGQPLLKVDLDFIKANAPSIITPIVFTNLKEGQQVTLKSPGKVNRNDEDIIGID, from the coding sequence ATGTTTAAAAAGGCTTTCGGGGTTTTACAAAAAGTCGGTAAAGCATTGATGCTTCCGGTCGCAATCCTACCGGCTGCAGGTCTCTTGCTTGCTTTTGGTAACGCTCTCCAAAACCCGACACTTTTAGATATCGCGCCATTCTTGAGTAATGGCGGAGTTGAAACCGTTGCCGGCGTCATGGAAAAAGCAGGGGGAATCATCTTTGATAACCTGCCGCTTCTATTTGCTGTCGGTGTCGCCATAGGACTCGCGGGAGGGGACGGGGTGGCAGGTCTTGCCGCTATCGTCGGATTCCTGATCATGAACGCGACCATGGGAACAGTGGAAGGACTTCAAATCAAAGACGTAACCGGAGACAATGTCGATCCGGCCAATGCCTTGGTCCTTGGAATCCCTACTCTGCAAACCGGGGTCTTCGGGGGGATCATCGTCGGGATCATAGCCGCCACGATGTACAATCGATTCTTTAAAATCGAGCTCCCGTCCTATCTCGGATTCTTCGCAGGTAAACGTTTCGTTCCGATTGCCACTGCCGTATCATCCGTTATCCTCGGATTGATCATGCTGGTGGTATGGCCACCGGTACAAGATGGACTCAATTCATTCTCGAACTTCATGCTTGGTGAAAACCGCGCATTCGCCGCTTTCATCTTCGGTGTGATCGAGCGTGCACTCATTCCGTTCGGGCTTCACCATATCTTCTATTCACCATTCTGGTTCGAATTCGGATCTTACACTTCTGCAGCGGGAGATGTAGTCCGTGGGGATCAGGCCATCTTCATGAAGCAGATTCAAGATGGCGTACAGGATCTTACTGCCGGTACCTTCATGACTGGTAAATTCCCGTTCATGATGTTCGGTCTTCCGGCTGCGGCTCTTGCCATCTATCACGAAGCGCGCCCAGAGCGTAAAGCGGTAGTTGCTGGTATCATGGGTTCTGCTGCCTTGACATCTTTCTTAACAGGGATCACAGAACCACTCGAATTCTCATTCTTATTCGTAGCACCTGTCTTGTTCGGTATCCATACGATCTTTGCCGGACTTTCCTTCCTGACCATGCATCTATTGAATGTAAAAGTCGGGATGACATTCTCGGGCGGATTGATCGATTATGTTCTATTCGGTCTTCTTAACCCACAAACCAACGCATGGATCATCATTCCGGTCGGATTGGTCTTCGCACTGATCTACTACTTCGGCTTCCGGTTTGCCATCAGGAAGTTCAATCTCATGACACCAGGTCGTGAAGAAGTAACAGATGAAGATGATGCACCTGCTGGAACAGCAGAAGAGCTTCCGTTCAACATCCTGGAAGCAATGGGTGGACAAGAGAATATCTCTCACCTTGACGCTTGTATCACACGTCTTCGCGTACAAGTAAATGATGTGAAGCAAGTCGATAAGAACAGATTGAAAAAACTCGGTGCATCTGGTGTGCTTGAGGTAGGTAACAATATCCAAGCGATCTATGGACCGAAATCAGACGGCATCAAATCCCAGATGCAAGATATCATCAGTGGGAAAACGCCACGTAAAGTCAAAATCGATACAGATAAAGAAGTGGAACAGCAGGTGGAAGAAGTGAACCCTGAAGCGCTCCGCACGTCTGACGAAGAGCGTGCCGAACGATTCGTCGCACCAATCACGGGTGAACTGAAGGACATCACTGAAGTTCCCGATCAGGTATTCTCAGGTAAGATGATGGGTGACGGCTTCGCAATCCTTCCGGAAGAAGGAATGATCGTATCACCAGTGGATGGTAAAATCGTCAATGTCTTCCCGACAAAGCACGCCCTTGGCATTGAATCAAAAGGCGGCCGTGAGATCCTCATTCACGTTGGGATCGATACGGTTAAACTTCAAGGGGAAGGATTCGAATCCCTCGTGAAAGAAGGGGACCAGGTAGAAGCCGGTCAGCCACTGTTGAAAGTGGACCTCGATTTCATCAAGGCGAACGCACCTTCCATCATCACACCGATCGTCTTCACCAATCTGAAGGAAGGTCAGCAAGTGACCTTGAAATCCCCAGGTAAAGTGAATCGCAATGATGAGGACATCATCGGAATCGATTGA
- a CDS encoding DUF2179 domain-containing protein codes for MLQNSYIMVAIILIINIVYVSFFTTRMILTLKGYRYIAAFVSMFEIVIYVVGLGLVLDNLNQIQNVIAYAVGYGIGVIVGMKIEEKLALGYITVNVITKEYDKALPGQLRERGYGVTNWEANGLEGNRMMLQILTPRKYEIRLYDTIKELDPKAFIIAYEPKTIHGGFWVKQVRSIRKGKIKQ; via the coding sequence TTGTTGCAGAATAGTTATATCATGGTCGCCATCATCCTTATCATCAATATTGTATATGTATCGTTTTTTACAACGAGGATGATCCTGACGTTGAAGGGGTATCGGTACATTGCTGCGTTTGTGAGCATGTTTGAGATTGTTATATATGTTGTCGGGCTTGGGCTCGTCTTGGATAACCTCAATCAGATCCAGAATGTCATTGCCTATGCAGTGGGATACGGGATTGGAGTCATTGTGGGGATGAAGATCGAGGAGAAGCTTGCTCTTGGATATATTACGGTGAATGTCATTACCAAGGAATACGATAAGGCGCTGCCCGGTCAGCTTCGTGAACGGGGATACGGTGTGACGAACTGGGAGGCGAATGGCCTCGAGGGGAATCGGATGATGCTGCAGATCCTTACACCGCGTAAGTATGAAATCAGGCTTTATGATACGATTAAGGAGCTCGACCCGAAGGCGTTCATCATCGCGTATGAACCGAAGACCATCCACGGTGGATTCTGGGTGAAGCAGGTTAGGAGCATCCGAAAGGGGAAAATTAAGCAATGA
- a CDS encoding NETI motif-containing protein: MSKKMLFEVKDGESIGDCLDRMKDQGYMPVRRMEKPVFEEQGKETYVPVKQTIVFEGKKIEE, encoded by the coding sequence ATGAGTAAGAAGATGTTGTTTGAAGTGAAAGACGGTGAGTCGATCGGTGACTGCCTGGATCGCATGAAGGATCAAGGGTACATGCCCGTCAGACGAATGGAGAAGCCTGTCTTTGAAGAACAGGGGAAAGAGACGTATGTCCCTGTAAAACAGACAATTGTTTTTGAAGGAAAGAAGATAGAGGAGTAA
- the purE gene encoding 5-(carboxyamino)imidazole ribonucleotide mutase — translation MIGVIMGSTSDWETMKHACDVLDELDVPYEKRVVSAHRTPDYMFTYAEEARGRGVKVIIAGAGGAAHLPGMVAAKTTLPVIGVPVPSKALNGLDSLLSIVQMPGGVPVATVAIGKAGATNAGLLAAQILSVEDSRIEEALEARRDNLRQNVMESSDDLD, via the coding sequence ATGATAGGTGTGATTATGGGAAGTACATCGGATTGGGAAACGATGAAGCATGCATGCGACGTATTGGATGAATTGGATGTTCCTTACGAGAAGCGCGTCGTATCAGCTCACAGGACGCCTGACTATATGTTCACATATGCAGAGGAAGCCAGAGGTCGCGGGGTGAAGGTCATCATTGCAGGGGCAGGGGGAGCAGCCCACCTGCCGGGCATGGTGGCGGCAAAGACCACACTGCCGGTAATCGGGGTTCCGGTGCCGTCGAAGGCATTGAACGGACTCGATTCCCTCCTCTCCATCGTCCAGATGCCGGGCGGGGTGCCTGTGGCGACAGTGGCGATCGGAAAGGCGGGGGCGACGAATGCCGGACTGCTGGCGGCCCAGATCCTCTCGGTTGAAGACAGCCGGATCGAAGAAGCATTAGAGGCAAGGCGGGACAACTTGAGACAAAACGTTATGGAAAGCAGTGATGACCTTGACTAA